One Pseudomonas sp. C27(2019) DNA window includes the following coding sequences:
- a CDS encoding transglycosylase SLT domain-containing protein, whose protein sequence is MRSRYLLPLILFVALGHSVSMASAATLQQQRTLYNQAKLALSKNDASVYLNNRSALRDYPLTPYLAYDELTQRLKTASSDDIEKFLLEHGDLPHIRWMKLRWLRLLSERQHWSLFLKYYSPDLNFTELDCHFAHYQLQHGQAPGAYASAEKLWLSAQSQPNACDPLFASWRAAGHMSEDKIWQRLMLATDAGNYGVAQYLVTLLSSQQEKGKLLIDVAKKPSLLKQTERFTARDNISAAVIALGLRKLAREDLDTSLRLLEHYAKGINFSADDQLALANDIGLRLAKRFDPRALAVMQKYDPQLKNTNLTEWRARLLLRLGRWNEAYQLTRQLPEELSSTNRWRYWQARSLQLAQPNSQQPLLMYQPLARERDFYGFMAADRSEQPYHLKHQALQLQPKTIQKVRNAAGLQRALEFNARDEITEAHREWYHLSNFLSRDELVAQARIAYDMGWYFPAIRTITKAQYWDDLEIRFPMAHQQNFVAESKTRGIHSSWAFAVTRQESAFMVQAKSHVGAMGLMQLMPATAKETAQRYGIPLANPRSAVNPSTNIQLGTAYLSQVLGQFKGNRVLASAAYNAGPGRVRQWLRDAKHLPYDVWVESIPFDETRLYVQNVLTYSVIYGEKLNVPVPLVEWHERFFDEQ, encoded by the coding sequence ATGCGCAGTCGATATCTATTACCACTTATTTTGTTTGTCGCTCTCGGCCATAGCGTATCAATGGCCAGCGCCGCCACCTTGCAACAACAGCGCACGCTCTATAATCAAGCAAAGCTAGCACTGAGCAAAAACGATGCTTCAGTGTATTTAAATAACCGCTCAGCACTGCGTGACTATCCGTTGACGCCTTACCTGGCCTATGACGAGCTCACTCAACGCTTAAAAACTGCAAGCAGCGATGATATTGAGAAATTTCTACTTGAGCACGGTGATCTACCGCATATCAGGTGGATGAAACTGCGCTGGCTACGCCTACTCAGCGAGCGTCAGCATTGGTCGTTATTTTTAAAGTATTACAGCCCAGACTTGAACTTCACTGAGCTGGATTGCCATTTTGCTCACTACCAATTGCAACACGGCCAAGCTCCTGGCGCATACGCCAGTGCTGAAAAACTGTGGCTCAGCGCGCAATCACAGCCCAATGCCTGCGACCCCCTATTTGCTAGCTGGCGCGCTGCCGGACACATGAGCGAAGATAAAATCTGGCAACGCCTGATGCTGGCAACCGATGCTGGCAACTACGGTGTAGCACAATACTTAGTCACGCTGCTGAGCAGCCAACAAGAAAAAGGCAAGCTGCTGATTGACGTGGCGAAAAAGCCAAGCCTGCTCAAGCAAACCGAACGCTTTACTGCTCGCGACAACATCAGCGCAGCAGTGATTGCCCTGGGCCTACGCAAACTCGCTAGAGAAGATTTAGACACCAGCCTGCGCTTGCTTGAGCATTATGCTAAAGGCATCAACTTCAGCGCTGATGATCAACTGGCGCTGGCCAATGATATTGGCTTACGTTTAGCCAAGCGCTTTGATCCGCGCGCCTTAGCAGTCATGCAAAAATACGATCCGCAGCTTAAAAACACTAATTTAACTGAATGGCGCGCACGTTTATTACTGCGCTTAGGGCGCTGGAATGAAGCCTACCAGCTAACCCGTCAATTGCCCGAAGAGTTGAGCAGCACTAACCGTTGGCGCTACTGGCAGGCGCGCAGTTTGCAACTGGCGCAACCCAACAGCCAGCAACCTTTACTGATGTACCAGCCTTTAGCACGTGAGCGCGACTTTTATGGCTTTATGGCTGCTGACCGCAGTGAGCAGCCCTACCATCTAAAGCACCAGGCTTTACAGCTGCAGCCTAAAACCATACAAAAAGTACGTAACGCCGCCGGTTTACAGCGGGCTTTGGAGTTTAATGCGCGTGACGAGATCACTGAGGCACATCGCGAATGGTATCACCTAAGTAACTTTTTAAGCCGTGATGAGCTGGTCGCGCAAGCCCGTATCGCCTATGACATGGGCTGGTATTTTCCAGCCATTCGCACCATCACCAAGGCACAATATTGGGATGATCTCGAAATACGCTTCCCCATGGCGCACCAACAAAACTTTGTTGCAGAGTCAAAAACCCGTGGCATCCATTCCAGTTGGGCTTTTGCGGTAACGCGCCAAGAAAGCGCTTTTATGGTTCAAGCTAAATCCCATGTGGGTGCAATGGGCTTAATGCAATTGATGCCAGCTACCGCCAAAGAAACAGCGCAGCGCTATGGTATCCCTTTAGCCAATCCACGCAGCGCAGTGAATCCATCAACCAACATTCAATTGGGCACCGCCTACTTAAGCCAAGTGCTAGGGCAGTTTAAAGGTAACCGTGTCTTGGCGTCTGCCGCCTACAACGCTGGCCCCGGCCGTGTGCGCCAGTGGCTGCGTGATGCCAAGCACTTACCCTATGATGTTTGGGTGGAAAGCATTCCCTTTGATGAAACTCGTCTATATGTACAAAACGTACTGACCTATTCGGTGATCTACGGTGAGAAGCTTAATGTACCGGTACCGTTAGTGGAGTGGCACGAACGCTTTTTTGATGAGCAATAG